CTCCTTGCGGTTCGGCCGGTAGCAGGTACACTTCTTCTGGCCCGGTCTGCAGTCGCACGGGACCTCCAAACGGACATTCTGGACCAGGTGCCTGCCGAAGGTAGTCCCGCCGGTCTTCTGGATGTGCAAAAACACGATCACGTCCTCTCCTTTGATCTGGAAATCAATCGTCCTCTCCAGGTCCCTGACGGGGAAGTAGTATTTCTTAACGTAGTGGGGGTCCGGAGTCGGGAAGATGTCCCCCTCGTCTTCCTCCGTGAAATAACCGTGTGGGGAGCCGAAATTGATCACCCCGGGGGCCACGTACTGATAGAGAATCAGCATGAAACACACGGATCCGACGACGATCAACAAGAATTTGCTGCTCCTCTCGACCATGTTCCTTCCAAGTGCGGTGCCTGCAGTACGCTACCATTTCCCAGTCAAGCCGACAACAGGGAGCAGGACGCTCGGCTTCTGCATTCTCGCTCTCCCCCCGCTAAGAAGGACTCGTTTTCTGCGCTCAGGAGTGGCTCATTCCGCTTCGAGACGACCGGCGAAGTTGGCTCATCGTTCACCAAGACTGTTCAACACCGTGAAAGACGCATTGTAACTCGCTGAAAGCCCCCCCGTAGCGGACCCTCCCCCGTTTACTTTACTTTGGTTTCCCGTCTACACAACAGGCTCACTGCATCACCATGGAGTAGTGTACCCAGGATGCAGCGCGATTCCTACCTTTTCAACCTCGCTCGCtccgtctttctctctctgacagcAGTGAAAGGAAGAGCGGCTTTAATTTATTGGTTGATACGTAACGACCGCGTCATCGCCAAGAGCCAatagatagataggtagatagCAATGTTAAAACTGAATGGATAAATGTCATTGCATATTTCGAACTTGATAAATCTAAAACTTGATTAAGTGCAAACTCACAAAGACTTTCCCAAACTTCACTGAATTTCTATGCGAATTTAAAGAGTAATCTATATTAAAACCCTTAAACTCACTGACCCTGAAAAATGTAACAGAACTATCATACTGTACAACAAACCCTTTAAAAAGAAACAGTAATCTTTTTTGTATGCTTTTTCCATTTtctatgatgttttgttatgtcATATGATGTTCCTCAACAGCTTTATGTTCGCTAATTCATGTGTATACCTTTATACTGAGCACAAGTCTGCTGTCTctataaatttgtttttgtcaataaaggaagaaaaaataGATAGATGATTCTTCTCTACTTATGGTAATATAACACTACGTTTTAACATGTGTAACACAATTTTCAATGGTTTATAAAACATTATCCTGCAATTGCCA
The genomic region above belongs to Micropterus dolomieu isolate WLL.071019.BEF.003 ecotype Adirondacks unplaced genomic scaffold, ASM2129224v1 contig_8893, whole genome shotgun sequence and contains:
- the LOC123965222 gene encoding heparan-sulfate 6-O-sulfotransferase 1-A-like, which gives rise to MVERSSKFLLIVVGSVCFMLILYQYVAPGVINFGSPHGYFTEEDEGDIFPTPDPHYVKKYYFPVRDLERTIDFQIKGEDVIVFLHIQKTGGTTFGRHLVQNVRLEVPCDCRPGQKKCTCYRPNRKETWLFSRFSTGWSCGLHADWTELINCVPGVLNKKENKQKNL